The nucleotide window AAATATTCCGAAAAAAAAACATCAGATTCTCCCTTTAAAAGAAGCATTAGGTTACACGACTGCGGAAGATATCTATTCAAAATATAATATTCCAAATTTTCCCCAATCTTCAATGGATGGTTACGCGATCCGTTTTGAAGATAAGGATTTAAAGCTAAAAATTGTAGGCGAAATGTCTGCTGGAACTACAGAACAGTTTCAACTTGAAAACGGAACAGCTTGCAGAATATTCACTGGAGCGCCACTTCCGATTGGTGCAGATACAGTGGTGATGCAGGAAAAAATTAAAATCGAAAATAATGATTATCTGATTATTGAAGATTCTGAACTCGAAAAAAGTTTAAATGTAAGAGATGCCGGCAGCGATGCGAAAAAAGATACTATTGCAATTAGCAAAGACAGCTATCTTTCAGCTGCAGCAATCGGTTATCTGGCTGGGATTGGCTGTACGGAAGTTCAAGTTTATGCGCAGCCTTCGATTTCATTGATTTTAACGGGGAATGAATTGGTGCAACCAGGAAACGATTTGGAATTCGGTCAAGTTTTCGAATCAAATTCCTATCAGCTGGAAAGTGTCCTGAAGCAATGTGGCATTAATTCGATAGAAAAATTTTGGGTAAAAGATGATCCTCTGGAAGTTGAAAAAACCTTGAATTTAGCGATTTCAAAAACCGATATTGTGATTTTGGTTGGCGGCGTGAGCGTCGGCGACTACGATTACGTCATTGATGCTACAAAAAAATGTGGAATTGAACAGCAGTTCCATAAAATCAGACAAAAACCAGGAAAACCGTTTTATTTTGGAACCAAAGATGAAAAACTGGTCTTTGGATTGCCGGGAAATCCATCGTCGGCGTTGACTTGTTTTTATTTGTACATCGCACCTTTGCTTTCAAAAGTAATGAAGCGTCCGACAATAACTGAAAAAATCAACGCAACTACAACTTCTGTTTACAAGAAAAAAGCTGGCCTGACGCATTTTCTCAAAGCAACGTACGCTAACGGAAAAGTTACGCCACTTCACGCGCAGGAATCTTACCGTCTACAGTCCTTTGCAGAAGCCAATTGTTTGATGATCTTGCCGGAAAATTCAGAAGGTTGTGAAAAAGATGAGGTTGTAGAAATCATATTATTAAAATAAAGATCGAGGAATGAATGTAGAAATATTTTATTTGATTTTATTTGTCATCGCAGCTTTGTATGCGGCAGTCGGACACGGCGGTGCAAGCGGCTATTTGGCTTTGATGGCCTTGTACGGCGTCGCGCCAAAAGAGATGAAACCGACCGCTCTCGTTTTGAATTTGTTCGTGTCATTGACCGCTTTCATACAATATTACAGAGGCGGACATTTCAAACTTCGAACCTTTATTCCCATTGCTATTGCCTCTATTCCACTGGCCTTTGTTGGCGGCATGATCCATATCGAAGACCATTTGTACAAACGGATATTAGGTGTTTTGTTACTTTTTCCTGTCATCCGGTTTTTCTTTTTCAAAAGTCCGGAAGACAGTGAACTCAAGGATCCTCAGATCTATCTATCATTGATATTCGGAGGAATTATCGGTTTACTTTCTGGCATGATAGGCATTGGTGGCGGAATCTTACTTTCTCCGGTTCTGATCCTGTTGAAATGGACCAATCAAAAACAAACGGCAGCCATCAGCGCAGCTTTTATCTTTGTCAACTCTGTCGCAGGATTAGGCGGAATGTTTACCAAAGAGATTTCATTTACAAATGATATGTGGATGTATATTGTTTATGCATTTGCCGGTGGATTGTTAGGTTCTTATTTGGCATCCAAAAAACTACATCAAAATGGATTGAAATATGTCCTCGCAGTCGTACTTTTGATGGCTTCCTACAAATTAATATCAAGCACTATTTAAAAATGAAAAATTTTGTCTTATTAATATCTTTTCTTCTCACTACTTTAAACTTTGCCCAATCGAAAAGCTTTGAGATTATTGATCCTGACAATCAAAAGATAACGGTCACATCTGCGGATTTATCCAAATATTCAAAACATACAATCGATAGCCTTCAGATCACCAATCATTTGAAGGAATATCGCTCGACAATCAAGAATGTGAAAGGTGTTTTGCTTCGAGACGTTCTTTCTAAAGTTTCATTTAAGGAGAAATCGCCAAAGGTTTTAAGCGAATATTACATTGTTTGCGTTGCAGAAGACGGCTACAAAGTGGTTTTTTCCTGGAACGAGATCTTCAATACTTCTGTTGGTGACAGAGTTATCATCATTCCGGAAATTGAAGGCAGACCAAAAGATGGCATCTCCACCTTGTCGCCAACCGATTTTGCAACAGGAAGACGTTATGTCAAAATGCTGAAAACAATCCAACTTAAAAAAATAGATTGATGGCCACTATTAAGATCATAAGCTTTGGCAGATTGAAAGAAATTATAGGTTCAGATCTTGAATGGGAAGCTGAAAACTCAGATGAATTTTTGAATCAGCTTAATGAGAAATTTCCTGAGCTTGAAGATTTAAAGCTTAGAATCGCGGTCAATCAATCGATCATTTCAGAAAATACAGAATTAAAAAATAACGACGTGGTAGCTTTGATGCCACCCTATTCAGGCGGCTAATATGATGTTGAATTTGGAACGATACGACAGACAAATCAAACTCCAGGGTTTCGGAATCGAAGCTCAGGAAAAATTGGCATCAGCAAAGGTTCTTGTGATCGGTGCTGGTGGTTTGGGCTGTCCTGTTCTTCAATATCTGACCGCAACAGGTGTTGGAAATATTGGTATTGTAGATGATGATCGAGTTTCGCTCAGCAATTTGCATAGACAGATCCTCTACACAACGAGTGACATCGGGAAGCTCAAGACAGAAGCTGCATTTGAGAGGCTTAGTTCAATGAATCCTGAAATTCAAATCAATGTTATTACGGAGAGAATTAGTACAAAAAATGCCATTCAGATTTTATCTGATTATGATTTCGTAATTGATTGCACGGATAACTTCCCGACACGCTATTTGCTTGATGATGCCTGCAGGATCTTGAAAAAGCCTTTGATATTCGGGGCGATCTATCAGTATGAAGGTCAAGTCGCTGTTTTCAATGTTGAAGATAACAAAGAATCTTCAACGCATTATAGAGATCTTTTTCCTCAACCACCAAAACCCGGAGAAGTTCAGGATTGTAATGATGCTGGTGTTCTTGGCGTTTTGCCCGGAATTATTGGAACATTGCAAGCGACAGAATTGATCAAGCTGATCACAGGAATCGGAGAACCATTGATCAATAGATTAATGACCATCAATGTTCTGGATTATCAAACTGCCATTTTCGACATACCAGCGGAGAATCTAACTGACAAAAATATTCCTTCTACGATAGCTGAATTTGAGAAGATGGATTATGAAGTTCACTGCGGAATAAAGCAGATTGGAATTAAAAATATTTCTCCTGCAGAATTTTATTCAATTTCAAAACTTCCAGAAACCATCATCATAGATGTACGTGAGATCGATGAATATCCTAAGCTTGAGATTCCTTATTTATCGATACCTTTATCTCAATTAAAAGAGAATTCGACACAAATTCAGCACAAGAATGTCATTGTAGTCTGTCAGTCAGGTAAGAGAAGTCTTGCAGGTGCGCAAGTTTTACAGGAAATTCTTGGTTCTGATTACAACATCAGCCATTTGGAAGGTGGCATCAATCAATTAAATCAAAAGATCAATGAGTAAGATCAAAAATATATTTCAACATTTACCAATTTCGCCGTTGTTCATCGCAGAAAGTATCACAAAACATTCTTCGAAGACGGAAATTGGGGCACATCAGATCTTCTTAGGACAAATCCGTGCTGATAAAATTGACGGTAAAACGGTAAAAGCCATTGAGTACACAGCTTATGAAGATTTGGCATTGAATCAAATAACCGAAATTCGAGAAGAGATCTTCGCTAAATATGACATCACTTGTATGCACATCCATCACAGTCTTGGTATTGTGAATGCTGGGGAAATTTGTTTGTTTGTATTCACCTCTTCCAAGCATAGAAAAGAGGCGACTTTGGCCTGTAATGAAGTGGTGGAACGCATTAAGAAAGAACTTCCGATCTGGGGCAAAGAGATCTTTGAGGACGAAACACATCAATGGAAAATAAACCAATAAGCAATGGTAGATATTACTTTTAAAACTTTCACACTTAGAAAAGCGATCGCTGCGGCGACAATTAAAACTTCAAATATCTCAACTGTAGAAGCCGTGAAAAATGGAACAGTTCCAAAAGGCAACGTCCTGGAATTTGCAAGAGCTTCCGCGTTGTTGGCGATCAAGAAAACAAGTGATGTGATCCCAGATTGTCATCCTTTGCCGGTTGAATTTGCTTCCATCAATTATGAAATGAATGATTTGAATATCAACATTACTGTCGAGGTCCATACCATTTACAAGACCGGCGTAGAAGTTGAAGCTATGCACGGCGCATCTGTAGCTGCTTTAGTGATCTATGATATGTTGAAACCAATCGATAAAAATGTTGAGATCTCCAACATCAAACTTCTGGAGAAGCAGGGTGGAAAAAGCAATCAGGAAAATATTGAGACAGAAAATTTGAAAGCTGCGGTCGTGGTTTGCAGTGATTCTGTTTCGCAAGGCATTAAAGAAGATATTTCAGGTAAATTCTTGGTCGAGTCTCTTAACAACCAAGGAATCAATCATATTGACTACTCTATTGTCCCCGATGATCTTCTGGCCATACGCCTACAAATCGAATTGTATAAAATCAAAGGCTGTGATCTACTCCTATTTACAGGCGGCACAGGTTTGTCAGAACGTGATGTAACGCCAGAAGCCGTGCAGCCATTCATCACAAAGGAAATTCCAGGTGTTATGGAAACTGCCAGAAATTATGGACAAGACCGCGTGAAAACATCGATGCTTTCCAGAGGAATTGCTGGTTTTTCTGATGATATGTTGATTTTAACTTTGCCTGGATCCGCAGGCGCTGTGAAGGAATATGTGCAAGCCTTGTTCCCGCAGATTTTGCACGTTTTTTCAGTGAAGAACGGAGATAGTCATTAACTTTCTTTGCGTAGTTGAAGTACTATTTTCTCGATTTTTTGTATCGCCGTTTCAATCTCCGATCTGGTACTAAATTTACCTAAACTCAATCTAATTGAAGAAAGCGCATCCAGATCACTTATTCCCATTGCCTTCAAAACGTGAGATGGTTTGGATGTTGTCGCATTGCAAGCCGAACCGCTTGATACACAGATATTGCCGAGCGACAAGATCATCTGTTCAGAATTGACATTCGAAAAGCAAATATTAAACGAGTTAAAAATTCGATTGTCCTGATCTCCATTGATGAATGTGTTGGGAATTTTTAATAGAGAATTTTCGAGTTCATCTCTTAATTCTTTAATTTTTCGTGAATCCGACGCCATTTCTTTTATTGCTATTTCCGCTGCCTTTCCCATTCCGATGATTCCGGGAACATTCAAAGTGCCGCTTCGCAAGTTGAATTGCTGAGCTCCGCCGTGGATCTGCGCAAACATATTTTTCTTCAGATGTGACGATACGTACAAAGCACCAATTCCCTTTGGTCCATAAAATTTGTGAGCCGAAAATGCCATTATATCAATTCCAAGATCTTTGACATTCACCGGAATTTTTCCCACGGCCTGCGTCGCATCACAGAAAACAAGACAATTTTTGTCGTGAGCGATTTTGGTAATTTCTGTGATGGGCTGGATGACGCCTGTTTCATTGTTGACAAACATCACACAAACCATTAAAGTTTTATCAGTGATTGCATTTTTCAAATCATCAAAATTGATCAGTCCATCATTTCCTACATCGAGATAAGTTACAGAAAATCCCTGCTCTTCAAGATTTTGACAAGTGTCCAAAACTGCCTTGTGTTCGGTTTTGAATGTGATGATATGATTTTTACCATTCACTTTCTCAATCCCTTTTAAAGCTAAATTGACAGCTTCCGTTGCGCCAGATGTATAAATGATCTCTTTTGGATTTGCCGAAATTAATTCTGCGATCTGTTCTCCAGCTTCATCAATCGCCTCTTTCACAGTAAGCCCAAACAAATGAGAACTTCCCGAATTGGCATACAAAGAATTAAAATAAGGAAGCATCGCGTCGACAACCCGCTGGTCAACAGGCGTTGTAGCATTGTAATCCAAATAAACGAAATCAGTCATATTATTAAAAAATAGAATAATTACAAGTTAGATAAATTTTATAAAATTATCACCAAGTTGATCAATTAAAACGATTCAAATACAAAGCCTCTAAGTCCATCAAAAACCATATCAACAAGTGTGGAATCTAGTGATGATACGCATTTGTCTACACTAATGTCAACACGATAAGTACGGTAAACAGTGATTTTTAGAATAAATTTACTTAAACAATTAAATAGTATTAGATGAAAATCACTACCAGATCTATTGTCGTTTTGGTGACCGCACTTAACATAAGTGTTGCAGCACAAAGCGATAATCTCAAAAAACAAAATGGCTACCTCGCTTCAAAATCGAATGGAAGCATTTCTTTACTATCGCGCTGGAATTCCTTCAAATCGAATCATAAAAACGTAGCCTTTCTCGATCCTCAACAGAAAATGCTTTCTCAAATGGGTCTTCCTACATCTGAATCAAAAGTATTATCCAAAACCAATCAATTTTATGGTGGCGAAGCGTACAAAGGGAATAATGTGCCTTACGCTTCTATAACGGATGCACTTGGGAACACTTACATCACAGGTGGCAGTTCAGATGAAGACCAGGCTTCCGGAGATTTTTTCACAATCAAGGTTGGGCCTAATGGACAGATATTGTGGGAAAAACGTGAGCAGGCAGCGCCTTTTGCTGTGGAATATGGAATGAATATCACATTTGATAATTCTGGAAATATCATTACATCCGGCCTCAAATGGAATGGAAATGATATGGACATCCGCGTGATCAAATATGACACTTCCGGTTCCAAACTTTGGGATTCGACATTTGATAATGGAAATCAAGGTCTTGAGGTTCCAAACAGTATGACCACAGATGCCGATGGGAATGTCTACATCACTGGAATTGCCTGGTCTGGTAGTTCGATAGATTATCTGACCATCAAATATAATAGCAATGGCACGGAGCAATGGCATCATACCGAAAATCCTGCAGGTGGAGAAAGTTGGAATGAGGCGACCGCTGTAGCTGTGGATGCGAATGGTAACGTTTTGGTTACAGGCTACAGTCCGAATGCTGATGGCTGGCTAAACTATCACACCATCAAATACAATTCCGAAGGCTCAAAACAATGGGAACAAAGCTATAATTACGAGAGTGCAGATCCCGAGAATCTTGCTGAAGTGACAAATTCTGTAGCCCGAGCAATTACTACTGATAACGATGGCAGTATCTACGTCACCGGAACTTTTGATACATTCCTAAACAGAATTGGAACCATCAAATATAATTCTGAAGGGCAGCAAGAATGGATTCAAGCTTACCGAAGTGAGAATGAGGGCACAATGGGTTGGAAAATTGGACTAAGAA belongs to Chryseobacterium sp. KACC 21268 and includes:
- a CDS encoding molybdopterin molybdotransferase MoeA, encoding MISVQEAQDIINQNIPKKKHQILPLKEALGYTTAEDIYSKYNIPNFPQSSMDGYAIRFEDKDLKLKIVGEMSAGTTEQFQLENGTACRIFTGAPLPIGADTVVMQEKIKIENNDYLIIEDSELEKSLNVRDAGSDAKKDTIAISKDSYLSAAAIGYLAGIGCTEVQVYAQPSISLILTGNELVQPGNDLEFGQVFESNSYQLESVLKQCGINSIEKFWVKDDPLEVEKTLNLAISKTDIVILVGGVSVGDYDYVIDATKKCGIEQQFHKIRQKPGKPFYFGTKDEKLVFGLPGNPSSALTCFYLYIAPLLSKVMKRPTITEKINATTTSVYKKKAGLTHFLKATYANGKVTPLHAQESYRLQSFAEANCLMILPENSEGCEKDEVVEIILLK
- a CDS encoding sulfite exporter TauE/SafE family protein translates to MNVEIFYLILFVIAALYAAVGHGGASGYLALMALYGVAPKEMKPTALVLNLFVSLTAFIQYYRGGHFKLRTFIPIAIASIPLAFVGGMIHIEDHLYKRILGVLLLFPVIRFFFFKSPEDSELKDPQIYLSLIFGGIIGLLSGMIGIGGGILLSPVLILLKWTNQKQTAAISAAFIFVNSVAGLGGMFTKEISFTNDMWMYIVYAFAGGLLGSYLASKKLHQNGLKYVLAVVLLMASYKLISSTI
- a CDS encoding molybdopterin-binding protein; this translates as MKNFVLLISFLLTTLNFAQSKSFEIIDPDNQKITVTSADLSKYSKHTIDSLQITNHLKEYRSTIKNVKGVLLRDVLSKVSFKEKSPKVLSEYYIVCVAEDGYKVVFSWNEIFNTSVGDRVIIIPEIEGRPKDGISTLSPTDFATGRRYVKMLKTIQLKKID
- a CDS encoding MoaD/ThiS family protein: MATIKIISFGRLKEIIGSDLEWEAENSDEFLNQLNEKFPELEDLKLRIAVNQSIISENTELKNNDVVALMPPYSGG
- a CDS encoding HesA/MoeB/ThiF family protein, translating into MMLNLERYDRQIKLQGFGIEAQEKLASAKVLVIGAGGLGCPVLQYLTATGVGNIGIVDDDRVSLSNLHRQILYTTSDIGKLKTEAAFERLSSMNPEIQINVITERISTKNAIQILSDYDFVIDCTDNFPTRYLLDDACRILKKPLIFGAIYQYEGQVAVFNVEDNKESSTHYRDLFPQPPKPGEVQDCNDAGVLGVLPGIIGTLQATELIKLITGIGEPLINRLMTINVLDYQTAIFDIPAENLTDKNIPSTIAEFEKMDYEVHCGIKQIGIKNISPAEFYSISKLPETIIIDVREIDEYPKLEIPYLSIPLSQLKENSTQIQHKNVIVVCQSGKRSLAGAQVLQEILGSDYNISHLEGGINQLNQKINE
- a CDS encoding molybdenum cofactor biosynthesis protein MoaE, which gives rise to MSKIKNIFQHLPISPLFIAESITKHSSKTEIGAHQIFLGQIRADKIDGKTVKAIEYTAYEDLALNQITEIREEIFAKYDITCMHIHHSLGIVNAGEICLFVFTSSKHRKEATLACNEVVERIKKELPIWGKEIFEDETHQWKINQ
- the moaCB gene encoding bifunctional molybdenum cofactor biosynthesis protein MoaC/MoaB: MVDITFKTFTLRKAIAAATIKTSNISTVEAVKNGTVPKGNVLEFARASALLAIKKTSDVIPDCHPLPVEFASINYEMNDLNINITVEVHTIYKTGVEVEAMHGASVAALVIYDMLKPIDKNVEISNIKLLEKQGGKSNQENIETENLKAAVVVCSDSVSQGIKEDISGKFLVESLNNQGINHIDYSIVPDDLLAIRLQIELYKIKGCDLLLFTGGTGLSERDVTPEAVQPFITKEIPGVMETARNYGQDRVKTSMLSRGIAGFSDDMLILTLPGSAGAVKEYVQALFPQILHVFSVKNGDSH
- a CDS encoding cysteine desulfurase family protein, with translation MTDFVYLDYNATTPVDQRVVDAMLPYFNSLYANSGSSHLFGLTVKEAIDEAGEQIAELISANPKEIIYTSGATEAVNLALKGIEKVNGKNHIITFKTEHKAVLDTCQNLEEQGFSVTYLDVGNDGLINFDDLKNAITDKTLMVCVMFVNNETGVIQPITEITKIAHDKNCLVFCDATQAVGKIPVNVKDLGIDIMAFSAHKFYGPKGIGALYVSSHLKKNMFAQIHGGAQQFNLRSGTLNVPGIIGMGKAAEIAIKEMASDSRKIKELRDELENSLLKIPNTFINGDQDNRIFNSFNICFSNVNSEQMILSLGNICVSSGSACNATTSKPSHVLKAMGISDLDALSSIRLSLGKFSTRSEIETAIQKIEKIVLQLRKES